The Candidatus Fermentibacter sp. sequence CTGCATCTGGAACGAGCCGTGCAGGACCGGATACGAGTTCGCGAGCCTGGAGAACCACAGGAATTCGGCCTCGCCCGAGTCGCTGGGGCTCTTCCACCAGACCGAGAGCGCCTACCACAGGATGTTCCCGGTCGACAGCCTCCACGACGCGAGGGCCGAAATGGTCTCCCTGCTCCAGGCTGCGGGCATCCAGGTGAAGTACCATCACCACGAGGTCGGCAGGATGGGGCAGGTGGAGATCGAGGTGGCGTTCGCGCCGTTCCTCAGCTCGGCCGACAACGTGATGATCACCAAGCACATCGTCAGGAACGTCGCGCTCAGGCACAACCTGGCGGCCACGTTCATGCCCAAGCCCATGAAGGGCGAACCGGGCAACGGCATGCACTTCCACCTCTACTTCCTCAACGGCGAGGAGAGGGTGTTCTTCTGCGAGGAGGGCTACTGCCACCTGAGCGAGACCGCCCGCAGCGCGATCGCCGGCATCCTCCACCACGCGCGCGCTCTCTGCGCCTTCACCAACCCCTCCATCAACAGCTACCACAGGCTGGTGCCCAACCAGGAGGCCCCCGTCTACAGGTTCTTCTCGGGTGCGAACAGGAGCGCGGCGGTGCGCGTTCCGGCGTACGCGAGGACACCCGAGTCGATGAGGTTCGAGTACAGGGTGCCCGACGGCTCGGGGAATCCGTATCTGTGCATGGCTTCGATCCTCATGGCGGCGCTAGACGGCATCAGGAAGGACATGGTCCCCGAGGAGATGGGCTTCGGCCCCATCGACGCGAACGTCTTCGCCCCGGGATACGACACCTCGGGGCTCGAAGTGCTGCCCGAGAGCCTCGACGAGGCCCTCGACAGCCTCGAGACGGACAGGTCGTTCCTGGAGGAGGGCGGAGTCTTCGAGCCCGACCTCATCGATGCATACATCGACGCCAAGCGCGAAGAGACATTGCTGCTCCGCGGCAATCCCCATCCGCTCGAACATTTCCTGTACTTCAACATCTAGGAGGATCGGCGTGATTTTTAGGAGAGCCTCCGTATCCGCACCCGCAGCGGCGCTGGCGCTAGTCCTGGCCGCCGGATGCGGAGAGAAGCCGGCCGACACCGTCCCCGACTGGGCGGAGGGAGTCCCGCAGAG is a genomic window containing:
- the glnA gene encoding type I glutamate--ammonia ligase; translated protein: MTASGVVQALLRKLAESEYEEVDIRFSDVLGCWRHVTLPARSIKPELFTKGVGFDGSTLSAMTPTEAGDLALVPDPRRVFDDPFTKHSTLCLIADILHPDTGQPFSRDPRGVARKAQDLLRESGLATESFWAPEFEFYLFDRACIWNEPCRTGYEFASLENHRNSASPESLGLFHQTESAYHRMFPVDSLHDARAEMVSLLQAAGIQVKYHHHEVGRMGQVEIEVAFAPFLSSADNVMITKHIVRNVALRHNLAATFMPKPMKGEPGNGMHFHLYFLNGEERVFFCEEGYCHLSETARSAIAGILHHARALCAFTNPSINSYHRLVPNQEAPVYRFFSGANRSAAVRVPAYARTPESMRFEYRVPDGSGNPYLCMASILMAALDGIRKDMVPEEMGFGPIDANVFAPGYDTSGLEVLPESLDEALDSLETDRSFLEEGGVFEPDLIDAYIDAKREETLLLRGNPHPLEHFLYFNI